A DNA window from Helianthus annuus cultivar XRQ/B chromosome 15, HanXRQr2.0-SUNRISE, whole genome shotgun sequence contains the following coding sequences:
- the LOC110911520 gene encoding transcription factor bHLH14, translated as MDDFFILSPCTSSSSSSNTPAPPPVAALVPQPNGLVSDSDRELVIAPRVVKKKAKNHVRREKNLNKQFYSLLSVVPKVSKMDKASLLGDAVCYINELKQKVEELESELEMRDSTKVNCEKKKKKNIQVKMVGEYAIIRVQSANSDWPELKLMSALGKMEAKIQHATMSCVNDVMFQDFVAKIPGATEDEVKAYLHTRLNK; from the coding sequence ATGGATGATTTTTTCATTCTTTCACCTtgcacttcttcttcttcttcttctaacACACCTGCTCCTCCTCCAGTGGCTGCTTTAGTACCACAACCAAACGGTCTGGTTTCGGATTCCGACCGCGAGCTGGTTATCGCACCCAGGGTGGTGAAAAAGAAAGCAAAAAACCACGTGCGGCGTGAGAAGAACCTCAACAAGCAGTTCTACAGTCTCTTGTCGGTGGTCCCAAAGGTCTCCAAGATGGACAAGGCGTCGTTGCTAGGGGACGCGGTGTGTTACATCAACGAACTGAAACAAAAGGTTGAAGAACTCGAATCCGAGCTGGAAATGAGGGACAGTACAAAGGTTAATtgtgagaagaagaagaagaagaacataCAAGTGAAAATGGTGGGTGAATATGCGATTATAAGAGTGCAGTCGGCGAACAGCGATTGGCCGGAGTTGAAACTGATGTCGGCGTTGGGGAAGATGGAAGCCAAAATCCAGCATGCAACCATGTCGTGTGTTAATGACGTTATGTTTCAAGATTTTGTCGCTAAGATCCCCGGTGCCACAGAAGATGAAGTCAAGGCTTATCTTCATACCAGATTAAAcaagtaa